TTTTTAATTACAGCAAAGACTTTATGTAAATCTTCATTTCGTTCgaagaaaagtaaaaacttgCTAAATGAATGGATGGGGCGGCAGTGTTCGAGCGTTAAAAATAGGTGAAATCGTGGGTATTCAAAGAAAATGCGAGTTTGCGCAAACAATTTTGCgcggaaatttttatttttattgcagcgTACGCATTGCTGCATAATTGTACATTTCCCTTAGGTCTATCAATATGCAGAAAGTGTAAAGCGTATTAAAAACCTTATAAAAAGGAAAAGGGAAATTTTGATTTCCGCGCATCTTAGATTTCTAAAGTAGCAATTGTGTTGTGCAGGGTGAGAACTACTTCCACACTATTCCTATTCAAATGCAAATATCGAAGAAAATATTTGGTCTGTGGGTTTTCATTTATTACCTCTTTTTGAAGGCATGTACATGCAAATCTGCACCTATTTTTTATACtatgtttgttatttatttcattcattttatcACATGATAGAGACAAGTCACACCCATTAAGTTCCACAAGCTAAACGTTGtcgcatattttttaattatttaatacataccataATACGAAATGCCAATTAACGGCAAAATAGGCAATACCGCCTATGCTCGTCTGGGTAATTGTAAAAGAAGTCAGCCGCCAATGTTGGGCCAAACAATATAACtagcaaacatatgtacataaaagtgTCGATATGGCGCCCACAATTGAGCGCAAAATTGAACACCGAAGTGGTTTTGCACAAGACACTTTCGAGTGTGACTTGGAATTTGCGAAATGCAATAAGTTGGCGTTGACAATACTAACTGGCGAACATCGAAGCCGAACAGCAATGGCGTTGTGACATTGTGAACTATAAATGGTTTTGCAATTACGCGTAATTACAGCATAGCAGCAtgtccacatacatatatatatgtgacaTCAATAATATGTGGGCATTATGTGTTTTCAATTCGGTATATTCAAAATCGACTTGTTATGTGCCCACTGTCATTCTAGCGTACATTAATTTATTGTGCTTTTTGTTTCGTAAGTGTGAACGCACATTTATCCattaatacatacaaacgtacatatgtagtcTGTTACTCACCTTAAAacagttttgcattttaaaactCTTCTCATTCAGCTGCTCGACGCGCTCAATCTCCGACAATGGTATATCACAGATGGGTTGTTTGCCCTTTGATTTGGCATAGCTGAGGGTTTTTGTGGTTAGACGAAAGTAACGCTGCTTGAAACGCCTACGACCGAAACGTTTACGGCCCTGTGGATATTTCGTCATCATCCTGCATGTGCGAAAGTGTACGTGAACATAATGTTAGtgataaaatttgcatttaggtgcgtatatacaaacacatgtgCGGTGTAttatatagatagatagataagagtaaaaacgaaaaaaaaaaattagttataaactaaaaaaagccGAGATAATGAAAAGCGGCCAACGAAAGTACTAGGctcaaataattattaaaacaaattcatattttaaattaacaaaatattaggTTGGCTATAAAAGCCAACTGCACAATTAATATGAATTGGTAAAAACGGATAATgcgagaaaaaattaaaaaaagtgacaTGTCACTgtcatgaaaatttaaaatttaacttaaaaacaTTCAAGAATCAACGGTAAACTCATTAAGCTGTAATATAGTTGAAGAAttattgaacaaatattttaattatattattttaaaaattttattttttatttttgttttaatttactggtcaaaattaaattattaagtagaggaatttaatgcaaaatataaaaagataatATAAGCTTTagaaaaacgaattaaaaatgATTATAGTAtacgaaaagtgaaaaaatttcgaaactaaAAACTATGGACCAACTTTAATGATTCGTGCAAGTATTTTGAATAATCCTTACCCATCGCTAtgttagtaaattttttagttacGTTGGAAATGCATTTCACATGAATTTATATTAGATGTTAGCAAGGATTTAGCGTTGATTGCGTTGAAATGGTGGTGGTAGTGCAAATGTGTTTATATTTGCCCGAAGATAAGAGAACAAAGCGAaaccgtatatatgtatatattagaatATGCCAGCAGTAGACCATAagctttaaattcatttattgtttttcaaaaaatatgaaacttaCCCCTCTTTAAGTAATACTGGTTCGAGTGTACCATCTGCAGGGCACACAACTGGCAACAATATATTGGCTGCATCTCCTTGCAGTCGACAATCCTCGCCTGGTGTGGAAATCACCTCCAAGAAGTGCTTAACTGCCGTCACATGCTTCTCCGTGTAGAAACGCTTATACAGCTGACCGGTGTACTCTTCCTTGTTTGGCTGCTGTGAAGAACGTGAGCTCACCAAATTCCCAAGTGATTGTATCGTTTTCGAAATGAGTGTTAACGTACGATTCGTTTGGTGATCCTATACGCAAAATATATAAGGTTATAAATAATGTacgaataaataaaaagttaaatgcCAATTTATAATAAGTACTCACAAGTGGTTCTGACGTTAAATCGAACAACTTTGGACCCAGTATGGCTGGTGCAAAgaaacgtaaaaatatgaaaccgGATACAACTGAGTATCGCACTTCATGATTACGTGGGAAATGTCGGCCAGCACATTCGCGCAAATCGTGAAATATCTGACAGAGCACCTTCGGACAGCGCTCCGCACTTTTCGTAATTGCATCGAATACACGTTCAACATAAACTTGCAGGTGATTTAAATTTGTATCGACTGCTGACCGATCCTTAACTTTGGATGGATCTATTTCGCAGGGTTTCTTCTCCGCCAATATTTGGGCGAGCACCGGTCGCAGTGTTTGATGTAGATAAGGCAGTCCAGATAGTCGCATAGCTTCGTCCATCATCTTCGAAACAAGCGTATTACCGCGAAAAATTGTCGTTGGATCAGTAAGGTTGGATATTTCATAGTCAGCCAAAGCTTTGATAATCGATGCAATGCGGCCGGTGTGCGTGAAGAGTCTCACCAATGGTTGCGCCATATCCGTCTTACACGACACTAGCTCACCTAGTATAGAGACGGCGGACACAGTGATAGGTCGTTGGTCGACCGACTCCAATAGCAGGTTCATTAGGTCATCGTAGGTTGCCAGCGGGAAGACATGATCAGCAGTATAAAGTAATTTGAGGCGTAACGTACCGATCGTGCTGTCGCAACTGAGTCGTGTACCAGGTGGGGTAGCACATGAACGCGGTGTGGACGATAATGAACGATTCGTTGCACTGGCGGAGCGTGGTTGTAAAAAATACCACGCTGATTGTTGGGCGacgatttgttgttgcttacttGAAATGGGTATTTTTACTTCACCGAGGAACACTTTATCGGCCATGCCCGCAGAATTGTGCCACAAAGCAACGGAAATCTCACAGAGTTCAGCACCGTCGAGCGGATAAATTGTATAACCCTTATTGGAGTTCGTTGTACTGGCATCATGATGTGAGGAAATCGACTTGGTTGTCGAATTATCAGCATCTATACGGTGAAGAAAGTACACCGTCTCATCGAATTCCGGATTAACGGTTTTCTCACGCACTTTTGTGCGTCTCGTCACTTGCCGTTTGTTCGCATAAGTCGCAGTAAATATAACATACGGATCACAAGTGCCATTCTTTTTAGCCAAATCAACACATTCCAAACAACGGACCGCAACACGTGCAAAACGCATAGGCATCACATTCTTCCAATTCGTGCTGTGCTCGTTATGCGTGCCGAATAGGCCAGGTGATTTTAGGGAACCACGTTGTATATTACTCAGTTCACTATTCTCTTTGTAATCATTCAGATGCGCCTGATGCTGGTGATGATGATGGCTAATATCTTCGATAATGTCACTGCGATCATAATCGCTAGGTCGTATTAGGTTTATACGTTGCTCATGTACTGGCAACTCATCATATTGCACCTCAATGTGAGCCATACCCTGCACCTCGGAATCCGAATCAACCGGTCGCAATGCAAACCAATTATCCTTGTGATTGTACATATGCAGTTCTTCGCGTTTAATCGCTATTTTGCCAATTGGTTTGTCTTGTTTCATATGTCGATCACGATCCCACACATATATGGAGAGATACCGGAAGCGTCGTGGTATTTTGAACTGATACTCCTCGCCAAAAAACGGCGCCAATGTGCGTTCGATGGTGGGCGTGCGACAAATTTCTTCCTGATCAAGTGCGATTGTGCAGTAAACATCGCGTACGCCTTGTGTGCTGCAACTGGTGTTCGCCGCATTGCGACTGCTCAGGTTCTTAGCTTCTCCTGCAAAGATAAAATATAGATATTATTTAGTATTTGATATTGTACCAGAGATGTGgtgttatacatattttaaatataaaagtacaAATCGATTGttgttttctctccactttcGATTTCAATCCTATTAAAATGTGTAGATGATCTGTTTATCATTCGAAGGAAACGCAAattcttaaatacatatttaagacgagtgcaaagtaaataaatttgtatatttctctaaaaaaaatcgataaaggATGAAGTATTTTGAAAATCCAATACGTATGACATtccttatgtacatacatatgtatgtgtgtatatttgtgcctgtgttgataaatttttttttggtaataaataaaaatatagtatatatatgtacatatatgaatacgaaaaaaaatcaaattgtgCACGTCACATGTAGGCTTTTCTTTTTAGCAAAGCGATTTCGAATAATTTCCAAGCAAAATGTACACAAACATTCATGTACTAACAACGCGCCCCACGCGCCTCTGAATTAGAACACACAAAGTAGCGTATTTACTAGAATCTAGCCACTTACTCACACCCGCCAGGCTATGTCATCAATGGCCAATGAAATCGAATTCCACCACGCCTTATGACCTTGACgtgcctgcctgcctgccaaGCGTATAACTcattaaatgtttaataaatattaaacacgAACTTGTAGAG
This genomic stretch from Bactrocera dorsalis isolate Fly_Bdor chromosome 5, ASM2337382v1, whole genome shotgun sequence harbors:
- the LOC105225021 gene encoding GTPase-activating protein — encoded protein: MHLKKKYEERDDHSMEHTSISYGSNMADNTREVRIEEQLKVKIGEAKNLSSRNAANTSCSTQGVRDVYCTIALDQEEICRTPTIERTLAPFFGEEYQFKIPRRFRYLSIYVWDRDRHMKQDKPIGKIAIKREELHMYNHKDNWFALRPVDSDSEVQGMAHIEVQYDELPVHEQRINLIRPSDYDRSDIIEDISHHHHQHQAHLNDYKENSELSNIQRGSLKSPGLFGTHNEHSTNWKNVMPMRFARVAVRCLECVDLAKKNGTCDPYVIFTATYANKRQVTRRTKVREKTVNPEFDETVYFLHRIDADNSTTKSISSHHDASTTNSNKGYTIYPLDGAELCEISVALWHNSAGMADKVFLGEVKIPISSKQQQIVAQQSAWYFLQPRSASATNRSLSSTPRSCATPPGTRLSCDSTIGTLRLKLLYTADHVFPLATYDDLMNLLLESVDQRPITVSAVSILGELVSCKTDMAQPLVRLFTHTGRIASIIKALADYEISNLTDPTTIFRGNTLVSKMMDEAMRLSGLPYLHQTLRPVLAQILAEKKPCEIDPSKVKDRSAVDTNLNHLQVYVERVFDAITKSAERCPKVLCQIFHDLRECAGRHFPRNHEVRYSVVSGFIFLRFFAPAILGPKLFDLTSEPLDHQTNRTLTLISKTIQSLGNLVSSRSSQQPNKEEYTGQLYKRFYTEKHVTAVKHFLEVISTPGEDCRLQGDAANILLPVVCPADGTLEPVLLKEGMMTKYPQGRKRFGRRRFKQRYFRLTTKTLSYAKSKGKQPICDIPLSEIERVEQLNEKSFKMQNCFKIIRKERSLIIQATNCVEEREWVDLLHKICLTNSIRMQYFHPSAFVNGIYSCCSRSDENAPGCRTVSAEAINYFQMDLVTSLDPALDLQRIHTLIMSHMTQLVAPLDPIAFHHLQQGHNPLAPTALALQQQSPAAYVEFKNTIEQLRKVAYAIDRDHRNYKAGIARELKYGSRQAPIGDDNYLHMMHAAGHFNLQQHQQQQHQQQQQHQQHQQQVVLHTQQPEQQQQQPQVLPQMQHVRAYPYQLK